From the genome of Triticum aestivum cultivar Chinese Spring chromosome 1A, IWGSC CS RefSeq v2.1, whole genome shotgun sequence:
GGTTGGGCCACTGTTTGCCCCGCCCCCCGCAAAGCCGCTGTATAAGCCCACCTAAGAGGCCTATTTATATCGACCCCCACCTCCTCCTTCAGCCTCCACACCGATCTAGGGTTTCCTGCTAGGGTTTTGGTCCTTCGGTTTCGGCGGCGCAAGATGGGGGAGAGGGTCAAGGGAACCGTGAAGTGGTTCAACGTCACCAAGGGGTTCGGCTTCATCTCCCCGGAGGACGGCAGCGAGGACCTCTTCGTCCACCAGTCCGCCATCAAGTCCGACGGCTACCGCAGCCTCAACGAGAACGACACCGTCGAGTTCGAGGTCATCACCGGCGACGACGGTCGCACCAAGGCCTCCGACGTCACCGCACCAGGAGGAGgagcgctctccggcggctcccgcCCTGGCGATGGCGGTGGTGACCGTGGGGGCCGCGGCGGCTACGGTGGCGGTGGctacggcggtggcggtggcggtggcggctacggaggcggtggtggcggttacggcggtggcggtggcggctacggtggtggcggcggcggccgtggaTGCTACAAGTGCGNNNNNNNNNNNNNNNNNNNNNNNNNNNNNNNNNNNNNNNNNNNNNNNNNNNNNNNNNNNNNNNNNNNNNNNNNNNNNNNNNNNNNNNNNNNNNNNNNNNNNNNNNNNNNNNNNNNNNNNNNNNNNNNNNNNNNNNNNNNNNNNNNNNNNNNNNNNNNNNNNNNNNNNNNNNNNNNNNNNNNNNNNNNNNNNNNNNNNNNNNNNNNNNNNNNNNNNNNNNNNNNNNNNNNNNNNNNNNNNNNNNNNNNNNNNNNNNNNNNNNNNNNNNNNNNNNNNNNNNNNNNNNNNNNNNNNNNNNNNNGCGGCGAGGAGGGCCACATCTCCAGGGACTGCCcccagggcggcggcggtggcggcggatacggcGGTGGTGGctatggaggaggcggcggcggcggccgcgagtGCTACAAGTGCGGCGAGGAGGGCCACATCTCCAGGGACTGCCCCcagggcggtggtggtggcggcggcggcggcggctacggaggcggtggtggccgtggcggcggcggcggcggtggcggctgcttCTCCTGCGGCGAGTCCGGCCACTTCTCCCGCGAGTGCCCCAACAAGGCCCACTAGGCGGCACAGCTCTTCAGATCTGAGTGCCCCGTTTACCCTCGCTCCTTTACCTACCTCCTGATTCTGCAGCAAGTCATACCCTATACCTATCAGTACTAGTATTAGTCGCCGTAGCGTTTCCCCCTGCTGCTCGATCCGAGCTTGGTTCCAGAAGAATTGCTGGTGGTGTGTTCGTCGTTAAGATCCAAGTTATTTTGTTGTCTCTCTGTGATGAGGACACAGATCTATCTATGTGTTGGATGGACTAAGTTATCGAAGTCAAGTTTGGTTTCTTGAGATTGATCTATGATCTTGCATGCCTAGTGTTTATCTTGCATGTCTGCCAGGCTTGAAAGCGTTGATTCTGATATTCTGTTCTAGGCTAGTGGTGGTGGATTATTTTGGAATCCTGTTCTCCCATTTATGTGCGATTCCATTGGCGTTTTGATAGTGGTATGATTCGCAAGTTTGATGCTTCATGTTCAACAGGTTCATGGTTCCAAATCTTCAACAGGTCAATTCTTATATGTTCTTGTGCCACTGTCTGCTGTTAGTAGATTCTTCACATGCCACTAGCTTGCAAAATGCATCCTAGATCTTTTTGCATCCGTCCTAAGCAAGACACGTTGATTCCTTGCTATGATAGAAGACAAATTCAATCAGCTCTGCTGTTCCCATTACGCCCACATTTCATTATAAGCTTAATCTGAATTCAGCAGTCTCTTGCTTAAGAAAGAAGGCACCTTAGCTTACTGATTAAGCCTGAAGCTCCGTTGCAGCTTAGTGGAGTAGTGTGCTTTGTCTGGGATGAACAGAATGGAATCATGTCGCTTTAGACTTGGGGGATGCGAAGAATAACAGCCTAAATTTTTATCTCCTTCCAACAAATGACTCTAGAGCACATGAACTATGATTGAATAAATCTTTATGAGCTTACGCTTTTTAGCATTTTTCATAGGAAATTTAATAGCCACTCCCAAATGAAACCATGATATGAAGTACACATCTCAAATTTTCCAGATCTCCTGTGTCCTTTGCAGGCAACGAGCAGGGGGAGGGACCCTGCCCCTGCAGTCGTACTTGGTAGTCTTTTTagtcctgaatggcactttgtcGGGTAATCTCATCGGGGAGGAAACTCCGGCGAGCCCTGTTCGTGGCCGCCATAGCTGTTGATGTGCTCGTCCTCTTCGATGCTGGCAACAACTTTCTGCAACGCATCTTAAGCGCGGTAGTCGGCGTTAGTGTAGGGATGGAGGCAACCAAATCGGTTTCTCCCAAGTTCCCTTTGTTTCCCTTTAGCTCCAACAAATTCCTTGTAGAATTTGGTCATCTTTATTTCGTTTCTCTAGCGTTGTTGGTCTAGGTTTTCTCTCCAATTTACCTTGTGGTCTCTGCTTATTGGTATGAATTGAAGACTGCCTTGAATTCCTAACTTATGGCTTGGGTTCCTCCTTATACGTTTTCATGGTCGATTGGTTGCTAGGTCCAATCAATGCTTGTCGATGCTCTCTCCAACCTCTCTGACTTGGGGCCCCGCATGGTGACCATTGTTTCAACCTGGTGGCGCTGTAGGGGCCACTCCGTGGTACTCTCTCCGGTCCGATTTACTCAGTCGTGGCTTTAGTTTAAATTGAACTAAAATCATGACGAGTaaatcggaatggagggagtaggttTTATAGGGCGCATTTCTCACGGTCGGAGCTTGGTTGTTGAAGATTGTAGTAGGACAAGAGGGGTGGTGGTTTTTTTTTTTCAAATCAAACGCAGAAGAGAATTATCCAGTTAATTAACGAGAAACCAGGTGAAAACCGTCATAATCCGCTGAGCGGCACACATAGTATACCCCACACGCCCCCTTTGAGAGGGCCTCGCCGAGCTAGTACACATGTGTCATCATCATCACTTCTTCAAAAGCGACGTCATTGCCATCCCTAATCCCCGTCATCACTTCTTCAAAAGCGACGTCATTGCCATCCCTAATCCCCGAGCAAACGACTCTGATTTCATCGTAGACAAGCATCAACCCAACGCACACCATAGGGGTCATGTGGAGACAAATGAAGATCTGCACTAGCACTCAACCATCCGCGTCAAGGACAGCGCAACTCTTCCTCTGGATGAGAGCTAGGAAGAAGAACTATACAAGGTTGGCGCCGTGAAAACCACTGAATAGACCACATGTTGCTCGTTATCGTTGATACATGGCCCTGCCGTCGCAGCTCCGACTTCGTAGCAACAAACAGACCAAGGCAATCCCACGAACACGCCGAAGAAGAGCCGACTAACACAACAATTGCCGTGCCTCCGACCTCGCTCACCCCGCCATTGTTGCCATAGCAGGTAGATGTTGGTGAATGAACTATTAGAACTATTAGAACCATTGTCGGCGACTAACACAACCATTGTCGCGCATTCGACCTCGCTCACCCCACCATTGTTGGCACATAAGCTAGATGTAGAGGGGTGGTGTTGATGAATGAACTATTAGAACTATTGCTACCAGAACTTAGATGATGTTCTGAATTATAATTCTTAACAATTTTAAGCTTACCTAGCGATGCCTAGAACACCCTGCACATACAAGTCTAACAAAGAGTAAAGCGACGAAGCAAAACTTGATACTACAGGGAGTGAGTCTAGGAGATTGCAAACTCAAGGAGGTTTCATGACATATTTCATCTTATAGTTGGTGCTATCCTACTCCATATTGAAGAAGACGTCAATCCACGAACGTTCTAGGATCACGAAGACCTCGATTGCCAAGTCCATGGAGTACTTTGCCTACAGGAAAAGGAGGAGTAAAATGGTACTTCACCCCCAAGAGGTTTCAACTTTGTGGTGGGTGAGCTAATAACAGGTAAGTTTTGATGGCATCTAGCTATCTTAAGCAGATGGAATCTGATTCGTGACCCAACTAGGGGGTATATAGGGTATACCATGAATCCTACTTAAGCTCTTGAGTGGATTGGGGCCCCTCTAGAGAAGTATTAGTTTGAGTTCGTGATTTTTCATCAAAAAGGTTCTTTCGTTTTCTTGGCCGAGGGACGATTGTTGTAGCAAGTTTGCGAGGTAAGATTGATCTCATAAAGCTTCATGAAATAATTCAATGGAATGCGACCTGCAAAAAACAAGAAGTTCCAACGTGTTtctacatatttgatttttttcctTTTCAGCCCCCTGCTGTTTGTTTTTTCTGTACAGTACTATGATGATAACAATATTATGTTTTGAAACATTTTGAGGTGGTAAATAACATTCAAATAATGCGTgtgtgatttttttcaaatatttctgCGCACCACTGGTGGTCGTAACAAAGACTTGACCTGGGAGTAGCTAGTCAAACATATCCGTTGAAGTCTGTCCAACCCACTGTCACCACCCATTGACGTTGGTTTTTCCCGAGGCTCGCTGGCACTCGCAGCCGCAGCTTGGCTTTCCTGAGAACTGAGAAGGGACGataggggaggaggaggtggggattTCGAAATTCAAAATTCACACTCTCCTCTCCTTTCGTCAGGGCAACTGCAACGCCCGTCCATCAAATTGTGTGTAAACATTTGGACCATACTTTTTAAGGGTATATTTGGACCATACTTGTGTGTAAACATTTGGACCATGCTGTTTGGACAATTTGTGCCCTTCAACGTCGTCCATCAAATGTCCATGGACTAGTTCGTGCGTCGGAATAACCGTAAAACCGGAAGCAAACCTAGAGGAGGCCGTCGCACTTCGACACACCCTGCCAAGACAAAAGCGAGGCGGAGCCTGCGCATTTGGACATTTTCGCGTGAATGCCCGCACTTTCCCATCGCCTCTGCTTCGATCACCGTCACCACCCACCCCGGTTCCCGCCCGTTTCACAGTCCGCCGCCGTGATGGAGCCGAAGGAGGTGGTGATGGAGATGTCCGTAGTTTAGTTTTGTCGGGTCAAGATACGAAGGACCTATTGGTGGTGCCTGCCCGCAAGGCCAACACGACGACACACACCACCCATTGCCGCAAACAGAGGTAGACAAAGGATGCTTTGATGGTGGCTGGTCACCCAGTTCTTCGCCCGGCAAAGCATGCGATTCGTCGGGTGTGAGTCGTCAGTCGTGCAATCGCCTTCACCCTGGTCGGCACATATGATTCCGCCATACTACTTCGCCGCCACGTAGTCCGGTCCGCAGCCCCTACCGTCACCACCAGCCCTCGCGTCCCGTACAATATCGACCTCAATGGGGAGTACAACTTTATGGAGTCATAGTCGTCGGTGCTTGTCCAGCCTCCACGCCCATCGGTGCATGGTCTTTGTTTGCTGGGATGTTTCAGTCGAGCGCGATgagtggatgatgatgaggcgCTGATGAATATGATACACGACAACGACGACTATGAAGGCGGGCAAGTAGATGACACCTAGCTGGTGGTGTGGTGGTGGGCGCCCAACAGATGCACACTTAGATGTTAATAACTAGCAATCGCAGACCCGGCCGAAAAGAAGGGCGAGCC
Proteins encoded in this window:
- the LOC542791 gene encoding glycine-rich protein 2 → MGERVKGTVKWFNVTKGFGFISPEDGSEDLFVHQSAIKSDGYRSLNENDTVEFEVITGDDGRTKASDVTAPGGGALSGGSRPGDGGGDRGGRGGYGGGGYGGGGGGGGYGGGGGGYGGGGGGYGGGGGGRGCYKCGEEGHISRDCPQGGGGGGGYGGGGYGGGGGGGRECYKCGEEGHISRDCPQGGGGGGGGGGYGGGGGRGGGGGGGGCFSCGESGHFSRECPNKAH